The Nycticebus coucang isolate mNycCou1 chromosome 5, mNycCou1.pri, whole genome shotgun sequence genome window below encodes:
- the LOC128586011 gene encoding dolichyl-diphosphooligosaccharide--protein glycosyltransferase subunit 4-like, protein MVTDVQLAICANMLGVSLFLLVVLYHYVAVNNPKKRE, encoded by the coding sequence ATGGTCACGGACGTGCAGCTCGCCATCTGCGCCAACATGCTGGGCGTGTCGCTCTTTTTGCTTGTTGTCCTCTATCACTACGTGGCTGTCAACAATCCCAAGAAGCGGGAATGA